In Arthrobacter sp. B3I4, the following proteins share a genomic window:
- a CDS encoding cytochrome, whose product MTAPLLAHATEYGRMYARSTSEPFTVPSITTVIGQQPHGLDGWFGYMGANSLAADPLLPSILGSPAQVRQAVSRAAKAAEMHRDDAARRGDRVHNYCEQVALRALGRPHQMKETREALAANGEEAFAARFDEWWELFQVEPIAPEITVWNKTVGYAGTLDLVARINGRTCLIDYKTKGTTRDGTVKPLDAKVVMQLVAGMKAEESLLDPVAGEWEAWQHGDSPVLLAVAIGETEVRPQRANPEVLKHHWWKFCALRRVWEMSADTLAAGPALLPIAPPVAR is encoded by the coding sequence ATGACCGCCCCGCTTCTTGCCCACGCCACCGAATACGGCCGGATGTACGCCCGCTCCACCTCGGAGCCGTTCACCGTTCCTTCGATCACTACGGTGATCGGCCAGCAGCCCCACGGGCTGGACGGCTGGTTCGGCTACATGGGGGCCAACAGCCTGGCTGCTGACCCGTTGCTTCCGAGTATCCTCGGCAGCCCGGCCCAGGTGCGGCAGGCCGTCAGCCGTGCGGCGAAGGCAGCCGAGATGCATCGCGACGACGCTGCCCGGCGCGGCGACCGCGTCCACAACTACTGCGAGCAGGTGGCGTTGCGTGCCCTGGGCCGCCCGCACCAGATGAAGGAAACCCGCGAGGCTTTGGCGGCCAATGGCGAGGAAGCTTTCGCCGCGCGCTTCGACGAATGGTGGGAACTGTTCCAGGTGGAGCCGATCGCCCCGGAGATCACCGTCTGGAACAAAACGGTGGGTTACGCGGGCACCCTGGACCTGGTAGCCCGGATCAACGGCAGGACCTGCCTTATCGATTACAAGACCAAGGGCACGACGCGGGACGGAACGGTCAAGCCGCTGGACGCCAAGGTGGTCATGCAACTGGTGGCAGGAATGAAGGCCGAGGAAAGCCTCTTGGACCCGGTGGCAGGGGAGTGGGAAGCCTGGCAGCACGGCGATTCCCCGGTTCTCCTCGCCGTGGCAATCGGCGAGACGGAAGTCCGTCCGCAGCGGGCCAACCCGGAGGTGCTTAAGCACCACTGGTGGAAGTTCTGCGCCTTGCGCCGCGTCTGGGAGATGTCCGCGGACACGCTCGCCGCCGGCCCCGCACTGCTGCCCATCGCGCCGCCGGTGGCCCGCTAA
- a CDS encoding antitoxin encodes MGLLDDLKGKAQHLIGGNEQAIKDGIAKAGDFVDSKTGGKYADRVDTVQRGASDYVDNANGRPGTAPAAEPHVAEVPPVAGEPRQQGL; translated from the coding sequence GTGGGTTTACTTGACGATCTAAAGGGCAAGGCTCAGCATCTGATTGGTGGCAACGAACAGGCCATCAAGGACGGGATCGCCAAAGCGGGTGATTTCGTCGATTCGAAGACCGGCGGTAAGTACGCCGACAGGGTCGACACCGTTCAGCGAGGCGCCTCCGACTACGTCGACAACGCGAATGGGCGGCCGGGAACGGCCCCCGCCGCCGAGCCGCACGTCGCGGAAGTGCCACCCGTCGCCGGGGAACCCCGGCAGCAGGGCCTCTGA
- a CDS encoding HNH endonuclease signature motif containing protein, with product MEAAEDFIALPDTGLPSIPVPGRGVEGALSLLRAASVTAIGDAAAMGFRAAADFAGAVEELSRLTDYFQLVAAAAVDRTRAEATARASSATATGGAHWTTGWREEPVPAASTCAAPGGADEGIGGIASPDGPPICADDGYRNTTEFLRARLQIKAAEARSRLSLASKLLPRWGLAGAVVPPVREELGTAVAAGELSASSAGLAVAALDRVTHICDAGTLARMEHVLTRTAVENDPDFLARVAQGWVEALNQEGAEPSEELLRQLQGVFVRKPRHGLQHVELFATTEQFEHLLTVMNAASNPRLGTVAESDGTGKAASGGTSSGSEAGSEKPDATHSWDKEPAAAPLDLRSRPQKLLDGLVGACKVALASGGLSASGGLRPQVMVTIDYRDLLERLGGPSGPAGAGTMLFTGPISAATVRKIACDADIIPVLLGGQGQVLDIGRTARVFPPHIRKALIARDQGCAFPGCTIPASWCEAHHIDYWSRGGSTGTDNGTLLCSHHHHVIHKEMWSIRIQAGIPWFIPPPHVDPRRQPRRNCFFRPARGGFPEPALASQ from the coding sequence GGATTTCATCGCTTTGCCGGACACCGGGTTACCAAGCATCCCGGTGCCCGGCCGGGGCGTGGAAGGGGCGCTCTCCCTGTTGCGGGCGGCAAGTGTGACGGCCATCGGGGACGCAGCGGCCATGGGGTTCCGGGCTGCCGCGGACTTCGCCGGGGCAGTCGAGGAGCTTTCCCGGCTGACGGACTATTTCCAACTGGTGGCGGCCGCGGCCGTCGACCGGACCCGGGCAGAGGCCACGGCTCGAGCCAGCAGCGCAACCGCCACCGGCGGCGCGCACTGGACGACGGGCTGGCGGGAGGAGCCGGTGCCGGCTGCGTCAACGTGCGCCGCTCCGGGCGGAGCAGACGAGGGGATTGGGGGGATTGCCAGCCCCGACGGTCCGCCGATTTGCGCCGACGACGGCTACCGCAACACCACGGAGTTCCTCCGGGCACGCCTGCAGATCAAAGCAGCCGAAGCCAGGAGCCGGTTGTCCCTGGCCAGCAAACTCCTGCCCCGCTGGGGCCTGGCAGGAGCCGTGGTCCCGCCGGTACGCGAGGAACTTGGCACCGCTGTGGCCGCCGGCGAGCTGTCGGCGTCTTCCGCAGGTTTGGCGGTGGCGGCGCTGGACCGGGTGACCCACATCTGCGACGCCGGGACACTGGCCCGGATGGAGCATGTACTGACGCGCACTGCCGTGGAAAATGACCCGGATTTTCTCGCCCGGGTAGCCCAGGGGTGGGTCGAGGCGCTGAACCAGGAGGGCGCCGAGCCCTCCGAAGAGCTGCTCCGGCAACTACAGGGCGTTTTTGTCCGCAAGCCACGCCATGGCCTTCAACATGTCGAGCTTTTCGCTACCACCGAGCAGTTCGAACACTTGTTGACGGTCATGAATGCTGCCAGCAACCCACGCCTCGGCACAGTAGCTGAGTCCGACGGCACCGGCAAAGCTGCATCTGGCGGCACCAGCAGCGGCAGCGAGGCCGGCAGCGAGAAGCCGGACGCGACGCATTCCTGGGACAAGGAACCGGCTGCTGCTCCACTCGATCTCCGTTCCCGGCCGCAGAAACTCCTCGACGGCCTCGTCGGCGCCTGCAAAGTGGCCCTGGCCTCCGGCGGATTGTCCGCCTCGGGAGGACTCCGGCCCCAGGTCATGGTCACCATCGACTACCGCGACCTGCTTGAACGCCTTGGCGGTCCGAGTGGCCCCGCCGGGGCCGGAACAATGCTTTTCACCGGTCCGATCAGTGCCGCTACCGTTCGAAAGATCGCCTGCGACGCCGACATCATCCCGGTCCTGCTCGGTGGCCAGGGCCAGGTCCTGGATATCGGCCGCACTGCCCGGGTCTTCCCGCCGCATATCCGGAAGGCACTCATCGCCCGCGACCAAGGCTGCGCCTTTCCCGGATGCACCATTCCGGCATCCTGGTGCGAGGCCCACCACATCGACTACTGGTCCCGCGGCGGGAGCACCGGAACTGACAACGGGACTCTGTTGTGTTCGCATCACCACCACGTGATCCACAAGGAAATGTGGTCCATCCGGATTCAGGCCGGCATCCCGTGGTTCATTCCGCCGCCGCACGTCGATCCGCGCCGGCAACCCAGGCGCAACTGCTTCTTCCGCCCCGCCCGCGGCGGGTTCCCTGAACCGGCCCTAGCTTCCCAATAA